A part of Roseitalea porphyridii genomic DNA contains:
- a CDS encoding DUF1007 family protein, with protein MTHRRASIAVAAAAALAGTIPAQAHPHVFAEARLEVTVTEAGTIDRLRHVWRFDELFSSTVQFEFDADNSGELEIAELEQVAEVVSGSIAEFGYFQSLTVDNREIAIAEVTDMRVNMVDGQLLILFTSQPMKPVALSDNPSIAVYDPTFYTAIDFYDEANMVLIDAPAGCSHEMVVPDPDEAIAANQDSLTESFFNDPEGNDWSKIFATRMEVRCT; from the coding sequence GTGACGCACAGGCGAGCATCGATCGCAGTGGCGGCAGCGGCGGCCCTGGCCGGAACCATTCCGGCGCAGGCTCACCCGCACGTTTTCGCCGAAGCGCGCCTCGAGGTCACGGTGACCGAGGCGGGCACGATCGACCGGCTGCGGCATGTGTGGCGCTTCGACGAACTGTTCTCGTCGACGGTGCAGTTCGAGTTCGATGCGGACAACAGCGGCGAACTGGAGATCGCCGAACTCGAACAGGTGGCCGAGGTGGTGTCCGGTTCGATCGCCGAATTCGGCTATTTCCAGTCGCTGACGGTCGACAACCGGGAGATCGCGATCGCCGAGGTGACCGACATGCGGGTCAACATGGTCGACGGCCAGTTGCTGATCCTGTTCACCTCGCAGCCGATGAAGCCGGTGGCGCTTTCCGACAATCCCTCGATCGCCGTCTACGATCCGACCTTCTACACCGCGATCGATTTCTACGACGAAGCCAACATGGTGCTGATCGACGCGCCGGCCGGGTGCAGCCACGAGATGGTGGTGCCGGACCCCGACGAGGCGATCGCTGCCAACCAGGACTCGCTGACCGAATCGTTCTTCAACGATCCCGAAGGCAATGACTGGTCGAAGATCTTCGCCACCCGCATGGAGGTGCGCTGCACATGA
- a CDS encoding TetR-like C-terminal domain-containing protein, with protein MTDLKTRAGSRRYHHGELREALLAAAEAELTEKGEDGFSLRSTAKRAGVSHAAPAHHFRDVTALLRGLAQRGFDRLTDCMKNEQARVAPGDAEAMLTAAGVGYVRFAVENRALFQLMFGGRVQGPVPAELARAGDASFSVLVNAVARLRGADALKGEAGWRDVTAAWAMVHGYAHLAIGNKMGWLTDQPFEAQRPVVEEMVRRAVRL; from the coding sequence ATGACCGATTTGAAGACGCGCGCCGGTTCGCGGCGCTACCATCACGGCGAATTGCGCGAGGCGCTGCTCGCGGCGGCCGAGGCCGAACTGACCGAAAAGGGCGAGGACGGCTTTTCGCTGCGTTCGACGGCCAAGCGCGCCGGCGTCTCCCATGCCGCGCCTGCCCATCACTTCCGTGACGTGACGGCGCTGCTGCGGGGGCTGGCACAGCGCGGTTTCGACCGGCTCACCGACTGCATGAAGAACGAACAGGCCCGCGTCGCTCCAGGCGATGCCGAGGCGATGCTGACCGCCGCCGGCGTCGGCTATGTGCGCTTTGCGGTGGAGAACCGGGCCCTGTTCCAGCTCATGTTCGGCGGGCGCGTGCAGGGTCCGGTGCCGGCCGAACTGGCAAGGGCGGGCGATGCGAGCTTTTCGGTGCTGGTGAACGCGGTCGCCAGGCTGCGCGGCGCCGATGCGCTCAAGGGCGAGGCGGGCTGGCGCGATGTCACCGCCGCCTGGGCCATGGTGCACGGCTATGCCCATCTGGCGATCGGCAACAAGATGGGCTGGCTGACCGATCAGCCTTTCGAAGCGCAGCGTCCGGTGGTCGAGGAGATGGTGCGGCGGGCAGTGCGGCTGTGA
- a CDS encoding NAD(P)/FAD-dependent oxidoreductase, protein MAEKVAIIGAGLAGAVCARALADAGRRVCVFEKSGGTGGRLSTRRSASGEFDHGAQYLTARGAAMGALLARLADAGAIASWTPDGKDRPGDWHVGLPGMSGAVKPLLAGLDVRLRTPVETLRLAADAGVEVVTGDGARHGFDRVIVTAPSPQAHALTGALDARFDALGGIVYAPCWAAMVAFDRPLPDLPDLWRGADDAPLALIARNGSKPGRTGETFVIHAGGAWSARNLERPAGPVLEEMLAALSAHAKGVPAPVHAAAHRWRHARVDAPLGTPFIESACGRIAVCGDGMLGGRAEAAVDSADALVAHIVAGGGQAVPARP, encoded by the coding sequence ATGGCTGAGAAAGTGGCGATCATCGGAGCCGGACTTGCCGGCGCGGTCTGCGCGCGGGCGCTTGCCGACGCCGGCCGGCGGGTCTGCGTGTTCGAGAAATCGGGCGGAACCGGCGGCCGGCTTTCGACCCGTCGCAGCGCGTCAGGCGAATTCGACCATGGCGCGCAGTACCTGACCGCCAGGGGCGCGGCGATGGGCGCGCTGCTGGCGCGGCTCGCCGATGCGGGCGCGATCGCGTCCTGGACGCCCGATGGCAAGGACCGGCCCGGCGACTGGCATGTGGGGCTGCCGGGCATGAGCGGGGCGGTCAAGCCGTTGCTCGCCGGGCTCGACGTGCGGTTGCGCACGCCGGTGGAGACGCTCCGTCTTGCGGCCGATGCCGGTGTGGAGGTGGTCACCGGCGACGGGGCGCGGCATGGCTTCGACCGGGTCATCGTCACCGCGCCGTCGCCGCAGGCGCACGCGCTGACCGGCGCGCTCGACGCCCGGTTCGACGCGCTGGGTGGCATCGTCTACGCGCCCTGCTGGGCGGCGATGGTCGCCTTCGACCGGCCGCTGCCCGACCTGCCCGATCTCTGGCGCGGGGCCGACGACGCGCCGCTGGCCCTCATCGCCCGCAACGGTTCCAAGCCCGGCCGGACGGGCGAGACGTTCGTCATCCACGCCGGTGGCGCGTGGAGCGCGCGCAACCTCGAACGGCCGGCCGGGCCGGTCCTCGAGGAGATGCTCGCGGCGCTGTCGGCGCATGCGAAAGGCGTGCCTGCTCCGGTTCATGCCGCTGCCCACCGCTGGCGCCATGCGCGGGTCGATGCGCCGCTCGGCACGCCCTTCATCGAGAGCGCCTGCGGCCGGATCGCGGTATGCGGCGACGGCATGCTCGGCGGGCGTGCGGAGGCCGCCGTCGACAGCGCCGACGCGCTCGTCGCGCACATCGTCGCGGGCGGTGGACAGGCCGTTCCGGCGCGGCCATGA
- a CDS encoding MarR family winged helix-turn-helix transcriptional regulator, translating to MNRFYIPADEADNGSLLARLQEVARRGRTHYARHLLKTGLYAGQERIIEALASVETMTPGALAKTLGVRPPTITKTISRLEEQGFVARAASASDGRQVTVMLTEAGHDVLGAMKKAVAKAEKQALKGLKKKERKQLEKILAKIEDNLTDRDPGARLPKQDEALEA from the coding sequence ATGAACAGATTCTACATACCGGCCGACGAAGCGGACAACGGCTCGTTGCTGGCGCGGCTTCAGGAGGTCGCGCGGCGCGGACGCACGCACTATGCGCGCCATCTCCTCAAGACCGGCCTCTACGCCGGTCAGGAGCGCATCATCGAGGCGCTCGCCAGCGTCGAAACGATGACGCCGGGCGCCCTCGCCAAGACGCTCGGCGTTCGCCCGCCGACCATCACCAAGACCATCAGCCGGCTCGAGGAACAGGGCTTCGTCGCCCGCGCCGCCTCGGCATCGGACGGCCGGCAGGTCACCGTCATGCTGACCGAGGCCGGCCACGATGTGCTCGGCGCGATGAAGAAGGCCGTCGCCAAGGCCGAAAAGCAGGCTCTCAAGGGCCTCAAGAAGAAGGAGCGCAAGCAGCTCGAGAAGATCCTCGCAAAGATCGAGGACAATCTGACCGACCGCGACCCCGGCGCCCGTCTGCCGAAACAGGACGAGGCGCTGGAGGCCTGA
- a CDS encoding LysR family transcriptional regulator: MDTLTRMRAFVAVVDNEGFSAAARAQGRSKALLSKYVRELEDDLGVLLLNRTTRQFSLTESGHVYYRRALDLLREFDDLREEIRDARAGLAGTIKLSAPRAMADVGIGRSLIDFAQANPDIKLDIELDDRFVDLVEEGYDIALRITQMEDSGLIARKLAPVRMVLSASPAVIEAHGMPKAITDLSDLPCIVDTNSRRRNMIVARNGDGEAVSVPIDGPIRVNSPLAARMAALADLGFVLSPDFIVAADLRVGRLVEVLPGVLGQESGIYAVYPHRRYLPAKVRALVDFLAVWFKDNCPPDGPCLAPGAP; the protein is encoded by the coding sequence ATGGACACGCTGACGCGCATGCGCGCCTTCGTCGCGGTGGTCGACAATGAGGGGTTTTCGGCGGCGGCGCGGGCGCAGGGGCGTTCCAAGGCGCTCTTGTCGAAATATGTGCGCGAACTGGAGGACGATCTTGGCGTCCTGCTGCTCAACCGGACCACGCGCCAGTTCTCGCTGACCGAATCGGGCCATGTCTACTATCGCCGCGCGCTCGACCTGCTGCGGGAATTCGACGATCTGCGCGAGGAGATCCGCGACGCGCGCGCCGGCCTTGCCGGCACGATCAAGCTGTCGGCGCCGCGCGCCATGGCCGATGTCGGCATCGGGCGGTCGCTGATCGATTTCGCGCAGGCCAATCCGGACATCAAGCTGGACATCGAACTGGACGATCGCTTCGTCGATCTGGTCGAGGAGGGCTACGACATCGCGCTCCGAATCACGCAGATGGAGGATTCGGGCCTGATCGCGCGCAAGCTGGCGCCCGTTCGCATGGTTCTGAGCGCCTCGCCGGCGGTGATCGAGGCGCACGGCATGCCAAAGGCGATCACCGATCTGTCGGACCTGCCGTGCATCGTCGACACCAATTCGCGCCGCCGCAACATGATCGTCGCGCGCAACGGCGACGGCGAGGCGGTGTCGGTGCCGATCGACGGGCCGATCCGCGTCAACAGCCCGCTTGCCGCGCGCATGGCGGCGCTGGCCGATCTGGGCTTCGTGCTGTCGCCGGACTTCATCGTGGCGGCCGATCTGCGCGTGGGGCGGCTGGTGGAGGTGCTGCCGGGCGTGCTCGGGCAGGAATCGGGCATCTACGCGGTCTATCCGCACCGGCGCTACCTGCCGGCCAAGGTGCGCGCGCTGGTCGACTTCCTGGCGGTCTGGTTCAAGGACAACTGCCCGCCGGACGGGCCGTGCCTGGCGCCCGGCGCGCCATAA
- a CDS encoding LacI family DNA-binding transcriptional regulator: protein MQKIKLSTIGEALGVSTATVSLALRDSPLVAEATKQRVKAYANEIGYIYNRRAASLRTSKSGIIGVVVHDIMNPFYAEILRAIETELDRSGQTFLLSNHYDSVEKQRAFLETLMQLGADGVIMSPAIDTPTSDIELGIRNGLPFVFIARSVEGVDIPVFRGDDAFGIGLATNHLISLGHTRIAMIGATDQTSTGRDRYRGYREAMEKAGLPVRPEWRIPGPRTKAAGFEAASQFLALRDRPTAAVCWNDLVAIGLMNGIARAGLTPGVDISVTGYDDLEEASIATPALTTVWNGQRDVGRDAARALLDRIEGKKSLKGTLHLIRPELHIRQSTSQPVEE, encoded by the coding sequence GTGCAGAAGATCAAGCTCTCGACGATCGGCGAGGCGCTCGGCGTGTCCACGGCGACGGTCTCGCTGGCGCTGCGCGACAGCCCGCTCGTCGCCGAGGCGACCAAGCAGCGCGTCAAGGCCTACGCCAACGAGATCGGCTACATCTACAACCGCCGGGCGGCGAGCCTGCGTACCTCCAAGTCGGGCATCATCGGCGTCGTCGTGCACGACATCATGAACCCGTTCTACGCCGAGATCCTGCGCGCCATCGAAACCGAGCTCGACCGTTCCGGCCAAACGTTCCTGCTGTCCAACCACTACGATTCGGTCGAAAAACAGCGCGCCTTCCTCGAAACGCTCATGCAGCTCGGGGCCGACGGGGTGATCATGTCGCCGGCGATCGACACGCCGACCTCCGACATCGAGCTGGGCATCCGCAACGGGCTGCCCTTCGTGTTCATCGCGCGCTCGGTGGAGGGCGTCGACATTCCGGTCTTTCGCGGCGACGACGCTTTCGGGATCGGCCTTGCCACCAACCACCTGATCTCGCTCGGTCACACGCGGATCGCCATGATCGGCGCCACCGACCAGACCTCGACCGGCCGCGACCGCTATCGCGGCTATCGCGAGGCGATGGAAAAGGCCGGCCTTCCGGTGCGGCCCGAATGGCGCATTCCGGGCCCGCGCACCAAGGCGGCGGGCTTCGAGGCGGCGAGCCAGTTCCTGGCCCTGCGCGACCGGCCGACGGCGGCGGTGTGCTGGAACGATCTGGTCGCCATCGGCCTGATGAACGGCATCGCCCGCGCCGGGCTGACGCCGGGCGTCGACATTTCGGTGACCGGCTACGACGATCTGGAGGAAGCCTCGATCGCCACGCCGGCGCTGACGACGGTCTGGAACGGCCAGCGCGATGTCGGCCGCGACGCCGCGCGCGCCCTTCTCGACCGCATCGAGGGCAAGAAATCGCTCAAGGGCACCTTGCATCTGATCCGGCCCGAATTGCACATAAGGCAATCGACCAGCCAACCCGTCGAGGAGTAA
- a CDS encoding GNAT family N-acetyltransferase → MTDLSQWTARPTPTSAPMAGRHVAIVPFDRADHQGPLWEAFGGIATNDLLYHFGWPRMEEATDLGAIIADMNAHRGFVTCVFTAPDTGLVMGMASYMRIDEKNGVCEVGCVAHGAPMARSPAATEAHHLMARRVFDELGYRRYEWKLNNANEPSHRAARRLGFTFEGVFRQLEVKPYGNRDTAWYSMLDREWPVVRRAMEAWLDPANFDADGAQRRGLKQIRDDLYENGS, encoded by the coding sequence ATCACCGACCTTTCGCAGTGGACCGCGCGTCCGACCCCGACCAGCGCGCCGATGGCGGGCCGTCACGTCGCCATCGTCCCGTTCGACCGCGCGGACCATCAAGGCCCGCTGTGGGAAGCGTTCGGCGGAATCGCCACCAACGATCTGCTCTATCATTTCGGCTGGCCGCGCATGGAGGAGGCAACCGATCTCGGCGCGATCATCGCGGACATGAACGCCCATCGTGGCTTCGTCACCTGCGTCTTCACCGCTCCGGACACCGGGCTCGTGATGGGCATGGCGAGCTATATGCGCATCGATGAGAAGAACGGCGTCTGCGAGGTGGGCTGCGTCGCCCACGGCGCGCCGATGGCCCGGTCGCCGGCGGCCACCGAGGCGCACCATCTGATGGCGCGCCGCGTCTTCGACGAACTGGGCTATCGCCGCTACGAATGGAAGCTCAACAACGCCAACGAACCCTCGCACCGCGCCGCGCGCCGGCTCGGCTTCACCTTCGAGGGGGTTTTCCGCCAGCTCGAGGTCAAGCCCTACGGCAACCGAGACACGGCCTGGTATTCCATGCTCGACCGCGAATGGCCGGTCGTCCGACGCGCGATGGAGGCATGGCTCGATCCGGCCAACTTCGATGCCGACGGCGCCCAGCGGCGGGGCCTGAAGCAGATCCGGGACGATCTGTACGAAAACGGTTCTTGA
- a CDS encoding SDR family oxidoreductase, with translation MAGRLEGKIAVVTAAGQGIGRAIADRFAEEGAQVWASDLDAAKLDNPAFADARVLDVTDTGAVDAYAGEVGQIDVLANVAGFVHHGTILDCDEKDWDFSFDLNVKSMHRTMRAFVPAMLHRAKNTGGTASIINMSSGASSLKGAPNRYVYGATKAAIIGMTKAVAVDFAARQLRCNAICPGTVDSPSLQQRMTELGKKVGSYDEAFDSFLKRQPMGRIAEPREIADMAVYLASDEAAFVTGTTMVIDGGWTL, from the coding sequence ATGGCTGGCAGGCTTGAAGGCAAGATCGCGGTGGTCACGGCGGCGGGACAGGGCATCGGTCGGGCGATCGCCGACCGGTTCGCCGAGGAAGGGGCGCAGGTCTGGGCGAGCGATCTCGATGCCGCCAAGCTCGACAATCCCGCCTTCGCCGATGCGCGCGTGCTCGATGTCACCGACACCGGCGCGGTCGACGCCTACGCCGGCGAGGTCGGCCAGATCGACGTGCTCGCCAACGTCGCCGGCTTCGTCCATCACGGCACCATCCTCGATTGCGACGAGAAGGACTGGGACTTCTCGTTCGATCTGAACGTCAAGTCGATGCACCGGACGATGCGCGCCTTCGTGCCCGCCATGCTGCACCGGGCGAAGAACACGGGCGGAACCGCCTCGATCATCAACATGTCCTCGGGCGCCTCCTCGCTGAAGGGCGCGCCGAACCGCTATGTCTACGGCGCCACCAAGGCGGCGATCATCGGCATGACGAAGGCGGTCGCGGTCGATTTCGCCGCCCGGCAGCTGCGCTGCAACGCGATCTGTCCGGGCACGGTCGATTCACCGTCGCTGCAACAGCGCATGACCGAGCTTGGCAAGAAGGTCGGCAGCTATGACGAGGCGTTCGACAGCTTCCTCAAGCGCCAGCCGATGGGCCGCATCGCCGAACCGCGCGAGATCGCCGACATGGCCGTCTATCTGGCCTCCGACGAGGCGGCCTTCGTCACCGGCACGACCATGGTCATCGACGGGGGCTGGACGCTGTGA
- a CDS encoding 8-oxoguanine deaminase, producing the protein MGETGKGRAIFLREPLAILTPDGIDARGGLLVRDGVIEQVFAPGAAPVGDVETVDVSRHVVLPGLINTHHHFYQTLTRAHPAAINRELFDWLTALYPLWARLTPDHLRIATRLALTELMLSGVTCASDHHYVFPQGLDAAMDIQAEEAAALGIRIVLNRGSMNLSVRDGGLPPDSVVQDADTILADCERVIARHHDARPGAMTQVALAPCSPFSVTRELMVGTAELAARCGCALHTHLAETFDENAFCEARYGCRPLDYLEQTGWLTDRTWLAHGVHFDDDELVRLGVAGVGVCHCPTSNMVLASGQCRTRELEAAGAPVGLGVDGSASNDSSNLMEGVRHALMIGRLTYDASLTHLDALRWATEGSARCLGRGDIGAIAEGRQADLALFTLDELRFSGAHDPLAALVLCGAHRADRVMIAGRWTVVDGQPVGVDMQALRAAHGRAALDFASR; encoded by the coding sequence ATGGGCGAAACCGGCAAGGGGCGGGCGATCTTTCTTCGCGAACCGCTGGCGATCCTGACGCCCGACGGCATCGACGCGCGGGGCGGCTTGCTGGTGCGCGACGGGGTCATCGAGCAGGTGTTCGCGCCCGGCGCGGCGCCGGTCGGCGATGTCGAGACGGTCGACGTCTCACGGCACGTGGTGCTGCCGGGGCTGATCAACACGCACCATCATTTCTACCAGACGCTGACCCGCGCCCATCCGGCGGCGATCAACCGGGAGCTGTTCGACTGGCTCACCGCGCTCTACCCGCTGTGGGCGCGGCTGACGCCGGATCATCTGCGCATCGCCACGCGGTTGGCGCTGACCGAACTGATGCTCTCGGGCGTCACCTGCGCCTCGGACCATCATTACGTCTTTCCGCAGGGGCTCGACGCGGCCATGGACATCCAGGCCGAGGAGGCGGCCGCGCTCGGCATCCGGATCGTGCTCAATCGCGGCTCGATGAACCTTTCGGTGCGCGACGGCGGCCTGCCGCCCGACAGCGTGGTGCAGGACGCCGACACGATCCTCGCCGACTGCGAACGCGTGATCGCGCGCCACCACGACGCAAGGCCCGGCGCGATGACGCAGGTGGCGCTGGCGCCGTGTTCGCCCTTTTCGGTGACCCGCGAACTGATGGTCGGCACGGCCGAACTTGCGGCGCGGTGCGGCTGCGCGCTGCATACCCATCTCGCCGAGACGTTCGACGAGAACGCGTTCTGCGAGGCGCGCTATGGCTGCCGGCCGCTCGATTATCTCGAACAGACCGGATGGCTGACCGATCGCACCTGGCTGGCGCACGGCGTCCATTTCGACGATGACGAACTGGTCCGGCTCGGCGTGGCCGGTGTGGGCGTGTGCCATTGCCCGACCTCGAACATGGTGCTCGCCTCGGGCCAGTGCCGGACCCGGGAACTGGAAGCGGCCGGTGCGCCGGTCGGTCTCGGCGTGGACGGTTCGGCGTCCAACGATTCGTCCAACCTGATGGAGGGGGTGCGGCACGCGCTGATGATCGGCCGGCTGACCTATGACGCCTCGTTGACGCATCTTGATGCGCTGCGCTGGGCGACCGAGGGTTCGGCGCGATGTCTGGGGCGTGGCGATATCGGCGCGATCGCCGAGGGACGCCAGGCCGATCTGGCGCTGTTCACGCTGGACGAGCTGCGCTTTTCGGGCGCTCACGATCCTCTCGCCGCGCTGGTGCTGTGCGGCGCGCACCGCGCCGATCGCGTGATGATCGCCGGGCGCTGGACCGTTGTGGACGGCCAGCCGGTCGGCGTCGACATGCAGGCGCTTCGCGCCGCCCACGGGCGGGCGGCGCTCGATTTCGCGTCCCGCTGA
- a CDS encoding nickel/cobalt transporter yields MRRCAGLAIIALLAAAGPALAQSSLGIGVSEQAIDTAQQGPLGEFFRWVAAHQRDFYDRLRAALIDIRDSGAALWLLIGLSFAYGVLHAAGPGHGKVVISSYMLANETALRRGIWLSFGASIIQAISAIVIVGLGFLVLRQLSISQTQTTQFAELASYVLVIGLGLWLLVRKLRVLCGPAVRPAALSAAAVDHHHHHDHHDHHHHAHDHGHHDHDHDHGPGGTCPSCGHAHMPGPDQLEDVTGWRDALAVMVSVGVRPCTGALIVLTFAFVSGLWVAGIVSVFAMAIGVTITVSILATLAVTAKNVALRLSGSSALSGGLGHAIEIGGALLIIAMGVVLLGGALSA; encoded by the coding sequence ATGAGGCGCTGCGCCGGCCTTGCGATCATTGCGCTGCTGGCCGCCGCCGGCCCGGCGCTGGCGCAGTCCTCGCTCGGCATCGGCGTGTCCGAACAGGCGATCGACACCGCGCAGCAGGGCCCGCTCGGCGAGTTCTTCCGCTGGGTCGCCGCGCACCAGCGCGACTTCTACGACCGGCTGCGCGCCGCCCTGATCGACATCCGCGACAGCGGCGCGGCGCTGTGGCTGCTGATCGGCCTGTCGTTCGCCTATGGCGTGTTGCACGCGGCGGGCCCCGGGCACGGCAAGGTGGTGATCTCGTCCTACATGCTGGCGAACGAAACCGCGCTGAGGCGCGGCATATGGCTGTCGTTCGGCGCCTCGATCATCCAGGCGATCTCGGCGATCGTCATCGTCGGGCTCGGTTTTCTGGTGCTGCGGCAATTGTCGATCAGCCAGACCCAGACCACGCAGTTCGCCGAACTGGCCTCCTACGTGCTGGTGATCGGGCTCGGCCTGTGGCTGCTGGTGCGCAAGCTGAGGGTGCTGTGCGGGCCGGCCGTCCGTCCGGCCGCCCTGTCGGCCGCGGCCGTCGACCATCATCATCATCATGATCACCACGACCACCACCATCACGCGCACGATCATGGCCATCACGATCATGATCATGATCACGGGCCGGGCGGGACCTGTCCCTCCTGCGGCCATGCGCACATGCCCGGCCCCGACCAGCTCGAGGACGTGACCGGCTGGCGCGACGCGCTGGCGGTCATGGTGTCGGTGGGGGTCCGGCCCTGCACGGGCGCGCTGATCGTCCTGACCTTCGCCTTCGTCAGCGGGCTGTGGGTGGCCGGGATCGTCTCGGTCTTCGCGATGGCGATCGGCGTGACGATCACCGTGTCGATCCTGGCGACGCTGGCGGTGACCGCCAAGAACGTTGCGCTGCGCCTTTCGGGCTCGTCGGCGCTCTCGGGCGGTCTTGGCCACGCCATCGAGATCGGCGGCGCGCTGCTGATCATCGCGATGGGCGTCGTTCTTCTGGGCGGGGCGCTCAGCGCCTGA
- a CDS encoding intracellular growth attenuator family protein encodes MNERDDQPEDARPDGVSSPDYDRGTLIIAGLIFIGFALLLYFLPAIMTAIGGDNPWAAGAAVGFVLVLPFLGLWLRGRARRRNR; translated from the coding sequence GTGAACGAGCGCGACGATCAGCCGGAGGACGCGCGGCCGGACGGCGTGTCTTCGCCCGACTATGATCGCGGCACGCTGATCATCGCCGGGCTGATCTTCATCGGGTTCGCGCTGCTGCTCTATTTCCTGCCGGCGATCATGACGGCGATCGGCGGCGACAATCCCTGGGCGGCCGGCGCGGCCGTGGGTTTCGTGCTCGTGCTGCCGTTCCTGGGCCTCTGGCTGCGTGGACGGGCCCGGCGCAGGAACCGCTGA
- a CDS encoding pyridoxal phosphate-dependent aminotransferase has translation MHDIDPFFKRMGEENAFAVLARATALAAEGRDIVNLGIGQPDFPTPEHIVEAAVRALREGAHGYTPANGLVATREAVSRRIHAMTGQAVSPEAIMITPGGKPAMFAAILMFGGPGAQIVYPDPGFPIYRSMIEATGATPVPLPMRAENGFAVNADELAALITDRTRLVIVNSPGNPTGGVTPRAEIERLVGVLERHPDVAILSDEIYDLMVYDGVAHTSLFEFSALRERLVVLNGWSKTWAMTGWRLGWSVWPEPLCDAVRKLAVNCWSCVNAAAQHAGIAAIDGPQDDVETMLAAFDARRRFVVERLNAIEGVTCATPKGAFYAFPDISATGWKSKDLANALLEEAGVALIGGPDFGVHGEGFVRVSYANSLENIERALDRVEAFLTRS, from the coding sequence ATGCACGACATCGATCCCTTCTTCAAGCGGATGGGCGAGGAGAACGCGTTCGCCGTGCTTGCGCGGGCGACGGCGCTGGCGGCCGAGGGGCGCGACATCGTCAATCTGGGCATCGGCCAGCCCGATTTTCCGACGCCCGAACACATTGTCGAGGCGGCGGTCAGGGCGCTGCGGGAGGGCGCGCACGGCTATACGCCCGCCAACGGCCTCGTGGCGACGCGCGAGGCGGTGAGCCGGCGCATCCACGCAATGACCGGGCAGGCGGTTTCGCCCGAGGCGATCATGATCACGCCGGGCGGCAAGCCGGCCATGTTCGCGGCGATCCTGATGTTCGGCGGGCCGGGCGCGCAGATCGTCTATCCCGATCCCGGCTTTCCGATCTACCGTTCGATGATCGAGGCGACCGGCGCAACCCCGGTGCCGCTGCCGATGCGCGCCGAAAACGGGTTCGCGGTGAACGCCGACGAACTCGCCGCGCTGATCACCGACAGGACGCGGCTGGTGATCGTCAACTCGCCGGGCAATCCGACCGGCGGGGTGACGCCGCGCGCCGAGATCGAACGGCTCGTTGGCGTGCTCGAGCGCCATCCGGACGTGGCGATCCTGTCCGACGAGATCTACGATTTGATGGTCTATGACGGCGTGGCGCACACCTCGCTCTTTGAGTTTTCGGCCCTGCGCGAGCGGCTGGTGGTGCTGAACGGCTGGTCGAAGACCTGGGCGATGACCGGGTGGCGGCTGGGCTGGTCGGTCTGGCCGGAACCGCTTTGCGATGCGGTGCGCAAGCTGGCGGTCAATTGCTGGTCGTGCGTCAACGCGGCGGCGCAGCATGCGGGGATCGCGGCGATCGACGGGCCGCAGGACGATGTCGAGACGATGCTGGCCGCGTTCGACGCGCGGCGGCGGTTCGTTGTCGAACGGCTGAACGCGATCGAGGGCGTCACCTGCGCGACGCCGAAGGGCGCTTTCTACGCCTTTCCCGATATCTCCGCGACCGGATGGAAATCCAAGGACCTTGCGAACGCGCTTCTGGAGGAGGCGGGCGTGGCGCTGATCGGCGGGCCCGATTTCGGCGTCCATGGCGAGGGCTTCGTGCGGGTTTCCTACGCCAATTCGCTTGAGAACATCGAAAGGGCGCTGGACCGGGTGGAGGCGTTTCTCACCCGGTCCTGA
- a CDS encoding ABA4-like family protein, protein MDPETLFSAAGAAAMAGWLALLASPLAPRLSHIVAGRVIPIVLSVGYTALVLAFWSTGEGGFDSLANVARLFETPELLLAGWVHFLAFDLFIGAWIVRDARETGALPFWLVLPCLPLTFLFGPAGLAAYFGLRAARRPALALA, encoded by the coding sequence ATGGACCCCGAAACGCTCTTCTCCGCAGCCGGCGCCGCCGCCATGGCCGGATGGCTGGCTCTTCTGGCAAGCCCGCTGGCGCCGCGCCTGTCCCACATCGTCGCCGGCCGGGTGATCCCGATCGTGCTGTCGGTCGGCTACACCGCGCTCGTTCTGGCGTTCTGGAGCACCGGCGAAGGGGGCTTCGATTCGCTCGCCAACGTCGCCCGCCTGTTCGAGACGCCTGAACTGCTGCTCGCCGGCTGGGTCCACTTTCTGGCGTTCGACCTGTTCATCGGCGCGTGGATCGTCCGAGACGCCCGTGAGACCGGCGCGCTTCCGTTCTGGCTGGTGCTGCCCTGCCTGCCGCTGACCTTCCTGTTCGGCCCGGCCGGTCTCGCCGCCTATTTCGGCCTGCGCGCCGCCCGCCGCCCCGCCCTTGCCCTCGCTTGA